Part of the Amycolatopsis sp. 195334CR genome is shown below.
GCCGATCCGCAGTTCGGCGCCAGGGCACTCCTCCTCGGAACCGTCCGCGGTCAGCCGCCGCGCCACGGTCTCCTTCTTGGTGCGCCGCAGCGATTCCGCCTGCGCCTTGCCGCGGCCCTCGGCCACCGCTTCGGCCAGGTTCGCGAACAACACGGTGAACCACAACCACACCGCGATCAGCACGGTGAACACGCTCGGCTCGGCCACGGCGAACACGGTGACCAGCACCGAACCCGCCCAGACCACGAACATCACCGGGTTCCGCAGCTGGTGGCGCGGGTGCAGCTTGCGCAGCGCGTCGGGCAGCGAAGCCAGCAGTTGCCGCGGGGCGAACACGTTCTTGCTCATGCGAGTGCCTCCGCGATGGGGCCGAGTGCCAGTGCCGGGACGAAGGTCAGCGCCGCGACCAGCACCACCGTGCCGGTGAGCAGCGAACCGAACAGCGGACCGGTGGTGGGCAGCGTGCCCGCGGTCACCGGGACCTTCTGCTGCGCGGCGAGCGAACCCGCCAGGCACAGCACCGCGATGATCGGGAGGAACCGGCCGAGCAGCATCGCCACGCCGAGCGAGGACTGGAACCAGTCGCTGGTCACGGTCAGCCCGCCGAACGCGCTGCCGTTGTTGTTGCCGGTGGAGGCGTAGGCGTAGAGGACCTCCGACAGCCCGTGCGGGCCGCTGTTGGTCATCGCGCTCGTGGTGTCCGGCAGCATCAGCGCCGCGCCGGTGCCGAGCAGCACCACGGCGGGCATGGCCAGCATCGCCACCGCCGCGCAGGTGACCTCGCGCCGGCCGAGCTTCTTGCCGAGGAACTCCGGCGTGCGCCCGACCATCAGCCCGGCCAGGAACATGGCGATGATCGCCAGCACCAGGATGCCGTAGAGCCCGGTGCCCACCCCACCCGGCGAAACCTCGCCGAAGAGCATGTGCAGCAACGGGACCCCGCCGCCGAGGCCGGTGAAGCTGTCGTGCAGCGAGTTGACCGCGCCGGTGGAGGTGCCGGTGGTGCTGGTGGCGAACAACGCGGACAGGCTGAGCCCGAACCGCTGTTCCTTGCCCTCCATCGCGGCCCCGGCCAGCAGCGCGGCCGGGCCGTTCGGGTGGTTCTCGCCGAGCCACGACACGGTCAGCATCGCGGCCCACAGCGCGCCCATCACCGACAGCAGCACGTACCCCTGCTTGTGGCTGCCG
Proteins encoded:
- the kdpA gene encoding potassium-transporting ATPase subunit KdpA, encoding MSDTTAGLLQTGLLLVALAVAYKPLGDYIAKVYSTEKHLKGELLLYRLFRVNPGSSQRWGTYALGVLAFSLVSVLFLYLLQRLQPLLPWDLGRGSVDPGTAFNTAVSFVTNTNWQSYVPETVLGHGVQMFGLTVQNFLSGAVGMAVAVALTRGFVRAKTDRLGNFWVDLTRGTVRILLPMAFVFAIVLVALGVVQSLSAGVAVTGPDGTSSTLSLAPAASQEAIKELGTNGGGIFNANSAHPFENPNSWSNLVEVFLLLVIPVAMPRAFGKLVGSHKQGYVLLSVMGALWAAMLTVSWLGENHPNGPAALLAGAAMEGKEQRFGLSLSALFATSTTGTSTGAVNSLHDSFTGLGGGVPLLHMLFGEVSPGGVGTGLYGILVLAIIAMFLAGLMVGRTPEFLGKKLGRREVTCAAVAMLAMPAVVLLGTGAALMLPDTTSAMTNSGPHGLSEVLYAYASTGNNNGSAFGGLTVTSDWFQSSLGVAMLLGRFLPIIAVLCLAGSLAAQQKVPVTAGTLPTTGPLFGSLLTGTVVLVAALTFVPALALGPIAEALA